One Gemmatimonadota bacterium genomic region harbors:
- a CDS encoding aldolase catalytic domain-containing protein: MDQSALNEAPARKWLTYRPEIKLIDCTIRDGGLMNDHRFEADTVRAVYRACVAGGIDYMEIGYINSRQIFSPDEHGPWKFCAEEDIRGIVGDNGTPLKLAAMADAEKSDYKTDILPSEESVLDMIRIATYIHQIPLALDMIQDAHEKGYETTLNLMAASTVPESEMDEALSMLAESSVDAIYVVDSFGALYSEQVEALVDKFLNALQSTDKQVGIHAHNNQQLAFANTVQALIRGANYLDASLAGLGRGAGNCPMELIVGFLHNPKFRLRPLLECIQYDVEPMRAELMWGFDIPYMITGLMNQHPRAGMRFNAAKERGSMARFYDETPCTGVTRYRAPEIQGPVTIRQRTGTA; this comes from the coding sequence ATGGACCAATCAGCTCTCAACGAAGCGCCGGCACGAAAGTGGCTGACCTACCGTCCGGAGATCAAGCTCATCGACTGTACGATACGGGACGGCGGCCTGATGAACGACCACCGTTTCGAGGCGGATACCGTCAGGGCGGTCTACCGGGCCTGCGTCGCCGGCGGGATCGACTACATGGAAATCGGCTACATCAACTCGCGGCAGATCTTTTCTCCCGATGAGCACGGACCGTGGAAGTTCTGCGCCGAAGAGGACATCCGCGGCATCGTGGGCGACAACGGCACGCCGCTCAAGCTGGCGGCGATGGCCGACGCGGAGAAATCCGACTACAAGACCGATATTCTGCCCTCCGAAGAAAGCGTGCTGGACATGATCCGGATCGCCACCTATATCCACCAGATCCCGCTGGCGCTGGACATGATCCAGGACGCCCACGAAAAGGGCTACGAGACCACGCTGAACCTCATGGCGGCTTCGACGGTTCCCGAAAGCGAGATGGACGAGGCGCTTTCCATGCTGGCCGAATCCAGTGTGGACGCCATCTACGTAGTGGACAGCTTCGGGGCGCTGTACAGCGAACAGGTCGAAGCGCTCGTGGACAAGTTCCTTAACGCCCTGCAGTCCACCGACAAGCAGGTGGGCATTCACGCCCACAACAATCAGCAACTGGCCTTCGCCAACACGGTCCAGGCACTGATCCGCGGGGCGAACTACCTGGACGCCAGCCTGGCCGGTCTCGGCCGCGGCGCGGGCAACTGTCCCATGGAGTTGATCGTCGGGTTCCTTCACAACCCTAAATTCCGCCTGCGGCCGTTGCTGGAATGCATTCAGTACGACGTCGAGCCGATGCGGGCCGAACTGATGTGGGGATTCGACATTCCTTACATGATCACGGGCCTGATGAACCAGCACCCCCGGGCGGGCATGCGGTTCAACGCGGCGAAGGAAAGGGGCAGCATGGCCAGGTTCTACGACGAGACGCCCTGTACCGGGGTTACCCGGTACAGGGCGCCTGAAATCCAAGGGCCCGTTACTATTCGCCAACGCACCGGCACCGCATAG
- the map gene encoding type I methionyl aminopeptidase → MGIILKTEKQIETIRRSAQAATATLQRMGEAVKPGLATSELDRIARKMIRDFGGTSSFLGYKPTFHPPFPATICASINDEIVHGIPSPRREVAEGDILSLDFAMIIDGYHGDTAFTFPVGRVSPETQRLLDVTRTSVFKGIEEAKPGNRIGDIGHAVQKHAESHGYSVVRDLCGHGIGRSLWEEPQVPNYGRPQRGIRLKPGMVIAIEPMVCAGAHAIRVLDDEWTTSTADGRLSAHFEHTVAILSDGPEILTENSDLWD, encoded by the coding sequence ATGGGCATCATTCTCAAGACGGAAAAACAGATCGAGACCATTCGCCGCAGCGCCCAGGCCGCGACTGCGACGCTGCAGCGTATGGGGGAAGCCGTAAAACCGGGCCTGGCGACGTCCGAACTGGACAGGATCGCCCGGAAAATGATCCGGGACTTCGGGGGCACATCCTCTTTCCTGGGATACAAGCCCACTTTCCATCCGCCCTTTCCCGCCACGATCTGCGCGTCCATCAACGATGAGATCGTACACGGCATCCCCAGTCCGCGGCGCGAGGTCGCCGAGGGAGACATACTCAGTCTCGACTTCGCCATGATCATCGACGGGTACCACGGCGATACGGCTTTTACTTTCCCCGTCGGCCGTGTTTCACCGGAGACGCAGCGGCTGCTGGACGTCACGCGGACTTCGGTATTCAAGGGGATCGAGGAAGCGAAGCCGGGAAACCGCATCGGCGACATCGGACACGCGGTGCAGAAACACGCGGAATCCCACGGATACTCGGTGGTGCGGGACCTGTGCGGACACGGGATCGGCCGCAGTCTCTGGGAGGAACCGCAGGTCCCCAATTACGGCAGGCCGCAGCGCGGCATCCGGCTCAAACCGGGCATGGTCATCGCCATTGAACCCATGGTGTGCGCGGGCGCGCACGCGATCCGGGTCCTCGACGACGAATGGACGACCTCCACCGCCGACGGACGGCTGTCCGCCCATTTCGAGCATACGGTCGCCATCCTGTCCGACGGTCCCGAGATTCTGACAGAAAATTCCGACCTCTGGGATTAA
- a CDS encoding GNAT family N-acetyltransferase yields MAKEANLRLIDPVRDADALAEMWNESDLEWPGTWNGGVPTNARDIRDWHEREEYIAVFVWDEGEKIGGYCSLVYDKDDGEALYLALLNVSPRFQGRSIGRRMLVRSVEKTIEDKKAHVDLDTWSGNVKAMAPYKRTGFFWDAGPYPVMRNYMPAILSMPCTRYFFDRHDWYESLQRSVEQVPDEEEWEGLRVFTYRFSAPAERYAPSDEAASAEAREELTVRVDREARHVTAVETAELYAAATVDDIEPVRGGKTVLRWKLQNRRDTPVVLSLTAKESGDLSVDFHHRATLGPGETITLEAPVSVSAKAEAVDRDKTAPRVRSDIRWDDLPIELATGIRPRVEMVVSIDPEEITLAPGNSQPVRVILRSQLPDDVEARVRLTVSDGLSVDESAQTNAVPARGYGGFETVLAADGPGVFEVTFSGRVEWKGGTVDLADAKHAVFALEPGGLLFHQDGAVRFENEIFRATLEAGGGQLKIRDRTTGRYLGTEGARPIPPKWPSEYSESDFKLKAERDGHGVVLSATYAPKKTPGLVFSRIIRLNAGPVISVEHVVENTGFDPRTFRLYQFVTNGGSEFTTLTLPLGDGVLRAQCADRPAPDDYAFKRGDSFAETWGAFEMSHGTIGVLWPGDLDEIEWNGYEFQSVSRETTCAPQSRISIGLLRLFVGDGGWQGVRRVWRRTNGHQVNQFDPLPPVLGEFEVSTDPPTAVVIGEETEIRFRVAQWKTRKASGTVTFAMPDGWRCDPMWISFSEIDWKTPFTGSVRLATSQPPGVYNGRMVLEGGERNVEADVPLIRLGDGSAVEVEEGESARHRIFTIRNRRLEIDVVPSFLGSVSAIRDAGDECNHLASAFPNPRVFGASYPWYGGLQPRVEMGRLSWTAPLEGETFTAETVFCKDARGIEWTGVRQRAVLSLEETRGLTLELDTLTLGASPVIKLVWRLVNGGGTPRQLNGGWNLFLQPDGEMHDTVLFSADYERKRIDWHFRHHGGHWTAAANPRTGRTLVLVSPLKVARMDSWGIGGGHFRLKTKFEVPAHGAKEMPAYLVLADSREEARRYAVLKDLQ; encoded by the coding sequence ATGGCGAAAGAAGCCAATCTAAGGCTGATCGACCCCGTACGGGATGCCGACGCGCTCGCCGAAATGTGGAACGAAAGTGACCTCGAATGGCCCGGCACGTGGAACGGCGGCGTGCCCACGAACGCGCGGGACATCCGGGACTGGCACGAGCGGGAAGAATACATCGCGGTCTTCGTGTGGGATGAAGGGGAAAAGATCGGCGGGTACTGTTCCCTGGTATACGACAAGGACGACGGCGAGGCCCTGTACCTCGCGCTGCTGAACGTCTCTCCACGTTTCCAGGGCAGGAGTATCGGCCGGCGGATGCTCGTCCGCTCGGTGGAGAAGACCATCGAGGACAAGAAGGCCCACGTCGACCTCGACACCTGGTCGGGGAACGTGAAGGCGATGGCGCCCTACAAGCGGACGGGCTTCTTCTGGGACGCCGGACCCTATCCGGTGATGCGCAACTACATGCCCGCGATCCTTTCGATGCCGTGTACACGGTACTTCTTCGACCGGCACGACTGGTACGAGTCCCTGCAGAGGTCGGTCGAGCAGGTGCCCGACGAGGAAGAGTGGGAAGGGCTGCGGGTTTTCACCTACCGATTCTCGGCGCCTGCCGAACGATATGCGCCGTCCGATGAGGCCGCGTCTGCCGAAGCCCGGGAGGAATTGACGGTCCGGGTGGACCGCGAGGCCCGGCACGTGACGGCGGTGGAGACGGCAGAGTTATACGCGGCTGCTACGGTGGACGACATCGAACCCGTGCGGGGAGGGAAGACGGTCCTGCGGTGGAAACTGCAGAACCGGAGGGACACGCCGGTCGTCCTCTCGTTGACTGCGAAGGAGTCGGGCGACCTGTCCGTCGACTTCCATCATCGAGCAACGTTAGGACCCGGTGAGACGATTACCCTCGAGGCGCCGGTAAGCGTATCGGCGAAGGCCGAGGCCGTGGACAGGGATAAGACCGCGCCGAGGGTCCGCTCCGACATTCGCTGGGACGATCTTCCCATCGAGCTCGCCACCGGCATTCGCCCCCGGGTCGAGATGGTTGTTTCCATTGATCCGGAGGAGATCACGCTGGCGCCCGGCAACTCGCAGCCCGTGCGCGTAATCCTGCGCAGCCAGTTGCCCGATGATGTCGAAGCGCGGGTTCGCCTCACCGTTTCAGACGGCCTCTCGGTGGACGAGAGCGCGCAAACCAACGCGGTGCCCGCCCGGGGATACGGAGGATTCGAAACGGTCCTCGCGGCGGACGGTCCGGGCGTCTTCGAAGTGACCTTTTCGGGCCGCGTGGAATGGAAGGGCGGAACGGTCGACTTGGCGGATGCGAAACACGCCGTCTTCGCGCTGGAGCCGGGCGGACTGCTGTTCCATCAGGACGGCGCGGTACGGTTCGAGAACGAAATCTTCAGGGCGACTCTGGAGGCCGGGGGCGGCCAGTTGAAGATCAGGGACCGGACCACCGGAAGGTATCTGGGCACCGAAGGCGCGCGCCCCATACCGCCGAAGTGGCCGAGCGAATACAGCGAGTCGGACTTCAAGCTGAAAGCCGAACGGGACGGGCACGGCGTGGTCCTCTCGGCAACCTATGCACCGAAAAAGACCCCCGGCCTGGTCTTCAGCCGGATCATCCGGTTGAACGCCGGACCGGTCATTTCGGTGGAACATGTAGTGGAAAACACCGGGTTCGACCCCCGTACCTTTCGCCTCTACCAGTTCGTGACGAATGGGGGCTCGGAGTTTACGACGCTGACGCTGCCGCTCGGGGACGGGGTTCTGAGAGCGCAATGCGCCGACCGTCCTGCGCCGGACGACTACGCCTTCAAGCGTGGTGATTCATTCGCTGAGACGTGGGGTGCTTTTGAAATGTCGCATGGAACGATCGGGGTCCTCTGGCCTGGCGACTTGGACGAAATCGAATGGAACGGGTACGAATTCCAGTCTGTGAGCCGGGAGACGACCTGCGCGCCACAGTCGCGGATATCCATTGGTCTGCTTCGTCTCTTCGTTGGCGACGGCGGTTGGCAGGGCGTGCGCCGGGTGTGGCGGCGCACGAATGGGCACCAGGTCAACCAGTTCGACCCGCTCCCACCGGTCCTGGGCGAATTCGAGGTGTCGACCGATCCACCGACGGCCGTGGTCATCGGGGAAGAGACAGAAATCCGGTTCCGCGTAGCGCAATGGAAGACCCGGAAGGCCAGCGGAACCGTCACCTTTGCCATGCCCGACGGCTGGCGCTGCGATCCCATGTGGATTTCATTCTCGGAAATCGACTGGAAAACCCCTTTCACCGGGTCGGTGCGACTGGCCACGTCCCAACCACCGGGTGTGTACAACGGCCGGATGGTACTCGAAGGCGGGGAGCGCAACGTCGAGGCCGATGTACCGCTCATCCGTTTGGGAGACGGGTCCGCCGTGGAGGTGGAAGAAGGCGAATCCGCGCGCCACAGGATATTCACCATTCGTAATCGGCGGCTCGAAATCGACGTGGTCCCTTCTTTCCTGGGCTCTGTGAGCGCAATCCGAGACGCGGGGGACGAATGTAACCACCTGGCATCGGCCTTTCCGAACCCAAGGGTTTTCGGAGCAAGTTACCCCTGGTACGGCGGTCTGCAGCCGAGAGTAGAGATGGGCCGACTTTCCTGGACAGCACCCTTGGAAGGTGAGACCTTTACGGCGGAGACGGTTTTCTGCAAAGATGCGCGCGGCATCGAATGGACTGGCGTTCGCCAGCGGGCGGTGCTATCCCTCGAAGAGACCCGCGGACTGACTCTGGAACTCGATACGCTGACCCTGGGCGCCAGCCCGGTGATCAAGCTGGTATGGAGACTCGTGAATGGAGGGGGCACGCCTCGCCAACTGAACGGTGGGTGGAATCTCTTTTTGCAGCCCGATGGCGAGATGCACGACACCGTCCTGTTCTCAGCGGACTACGAACGAAAACGGATCGACTGGCACTTCCGTCACCATGGCGGTCACTGGACCGCTGCCGCCAATCCGCGAACCGGACGGACTCTCGTGCTCGTATCGCCCTTGAAAGTAGCCAGAATGGACAGTTGGGGCATCGGCGGAGGACACTTCAGACTCAAGACGAAGTTCGAGGTGCCCGCCCACGGTGCCAAGGAAATGCCCGCCTATCTGGTCCTGGCCGACTCCCGGGAAGAAGCGAGACGGTACGCCGTACTGAAGGATCTGCAGTGA
- a CDS encoding sulfatase yields the protein MSGHRAANIVFVFGDQHRWCSTGFGGSRQVQTPYMDRMAGEGVVFDLAVANIPVCTPWRAAFLTGQYPLTTGMFMNDVRLPADRPTLGTVLRGAGYDTAYIGKWHLDGPSRGGYTPPGPRRRGFEFWAVGNCTHDYMHSVYYRDSEDPLYWTGYDAEAQTSLAIDYIRTRKGDRTFALVLSWGPPHNPYDAVPGRYLDRYPPEEIEARPNCPEPSRTDLLGYYAHITALDDQLARIGRALDERGLTENTVFVYTSDHGDMLGSHGRQRKQHPWDESVRVPFVMRCPGQAYAGLRIETPFNVVDIMPTLLGLARVPVPGTCEGRDHAPAVRGEAFRGNEAAYIMSIAPFSEYRGQPWRGIRTRGHTYVRNLDGPWLLFDNRKDPFQMRNLVGRTEHTSLQRRLDGRLEQEMALRGDALLPADHYLERFGYEVNEAGAIPHDNAVLPPGRRGEPDHGGNHLR from the coding sequence ATGTCCGGGCATCGCGCCGCGAATATCGTATTCGTTTTTGGCGATCAGCATCGATGGTGCAGTACCGGATTCGGCGGGAGCCGCCAGGTACAAACGCCTTACATGGACCGCATGGCCGGCGAAGGCGTCGTATTCGACCTGGCGGTCGCCAACATCCCGGTCTGCACGCCCTGGCGGGCAGCCTTTCTGACCGGCCAGTACCCGTTGACGACCGGCATGTTCATGAACGACGTCAGGTTGCCGGCGGACCGGCCGACTCTGGGAACCGTCCTGCGTGGGGCAGGCTATGACACGGCCTACATCGGGAAATGGCATCTCGACGGCCCGTCCCGGGGCGGATATACCCCGCCCGGGCCGCGGAGGCGGGGATTCGAATTCTGGGCGGTGGGCAACTGCACGCACGATTACATGCACTCTGTGTATTACCGGGATTCGGAGGATCCGCTCTACTGGACGGGTTACGACGCGGAGGCACAGACTTCCCTGGCCATCGATTACATACGGACCAGGAAAGGGGACCGTACCTTCGCCCTGGTGCTTTCGTGGGGACCGCCGCATAATCCCTACGATGCCGTGCCCGGTCGCTATCTCGACCGGTATCCGCCGGAGGAGATCGAAGCTCGCCCCAACTGCCCCGAACCCAGTCGCACCGACCTTTTGGGCTACTATGCCCATATCACGGCCCTCGACGATCAGCTGGCGCGGATAGGCCGTGCGCTCGATGAACGGGGATTGACGGAAAACACGGTTTTCGTCTATACATCGGACCACGGCGACATGCTCGGATCGCACGGCCGGCAGCGCAAGCAGCACCCGTGGGACGAGTCCGTTCGCGTCCCCTTCGTCATGCGTTGCCCCGGACAGGCGTATGCGGGACTTCGCATCGAAACGCCTTTCAACGTGGTGGACATCATGCCGACGCTACTCGGCCTGGCCCGAGTCCCCGTCCCCGGCACCTGCGAAGGCCGCGACCATGCGCCGGCCGTCCGGGGCGAAGCCTTCAGGGGCAACGAAGCCGCCTATATCATGAGCATCGCGCCTTTTTCGGAATACCGGGGCCAGCCGTGGCGGGGAATCAGGACCCGCGGCCATACATACGTTCGCAACCTCGACGGCCCCTGGTTGCTGTTCGACAACAGGAAGGATCCGTTTCAGATGCGGAACCTCGTGGGACGCACGGAACACACATCGCTGCAGCGCCGGCTGGACGGCCGGCTGGAGCAGGAGATGGCGCTTCGCGGCGATGCGTTGCTTCCCGCCGACCACTACCTGGAACGGTTCGGCTACGAGGTGAACGAAGCAGGGGCGATTCCTCATGATAATGCGGTACTCCCGCCCGGTCGACGCGGGGAGCCTGACCATGGCGGGAACCACTTGAGATAA
- a CDS encoding DUF4202 domain-containing protein → MDHDRFSDAIERIDTANGADPESEEVDGRPIPKALLYGRRMSACLEDLAPGASEALRLAVRCQHIQRWKIPRGDFPVGRLGYRQWRTELAWYHAQTAGSILRDVGYDDTLVERVQSLVRKERFKADPEAQTLEDVACLVFLRYYLPAFAEKHSEEKLVEILAKTWKKMSASGQAAARDIDFAPALKSLLDRAIRAGRADRADQADRADRST, encoded by the coding sequence ATGGATCATGATCGATTCTCGGACGCGATAGAACGCATCGACACCGCGAACGGCGCCGACCCGGAATCCGAAGAAGTCGACGGCCGGCCGATTCCGAAGGCGCTTCTGTACGGCCGTCGGATGTCCGCCTGCCTGGAAGACCTGGCGCCCGGTGCGTCGGAAGCATTGCGCCTTGCCGTGCGTTGCCAGCATATTCAACGGTGGAAGATACCCCGCGGCGATTTCCCCGTCGGCCGGCTCGGCTACCGGCAGTGGCGGACGGAACTGGCCTGGTACCATGCCCAGACCGCGGGCTCGATCCTGCGGGACGTCGGCTATGACGATACGCTCGTGGAGCGTGTGCAGTCCCTCGTCAGAAAAGAGCGATTCAAGGCCGATCCCGAAGCGCAGACCCTCGAGGACGTAGCCTGCCTGGTGTTTCTCCGGTATTACCTGCCCGCGTTCGCGGAGAAGCACAGCGAGGAGAAACTGGTCGAAATCCTGGCGAAGACCTGGAAGAAGATGTCGGCCTCGGGCCAGGCCGCGGCCCGGGACATCGACTTTGCTCCAGCGTTGAAATCGTTGCTGGACCGCGCGATCCGGGCGGGCCGGGCGGACCGGGCGGACCAGGCGGACCGGGCGGACCGGAGCACGTAA
- a CDS encoding PfkB family carbohydrate kinase has translation MSKKGARYDVLAWGEGFLRLSPAGRERFEQAGGFGVTVAGGALETAVGLARLGLRTAWLSVVGDTPLGMKLVNKVREHGVDTEYVVRIPDGRTGLCYTETGSAPRPTLSWYDMDDTAFRSARPGTEDWSSIREAAVFHLDLTAPMLDSANAGRLEAALETARATDSRVSILLDAPDGERLDVEVEKRVRDLVETADILMVTLRALETIWGFDGPMPSAADRARARFVTKNLSVVEHRLPAAGAGDLCGIAVSPSGEVFEDRISGIKAIDPDGVPGAFAAGYLLGCLQDCTRSALRYGNAAAALACSIPGPLN, from the coding sequence ATGAGTAAAAAGGGAGCCAGGTATGACGTCTTAGCCTGGGGCGAGGGCTTTCTGCGGCTCTCCCCGGCCGGCCGGGAACGATTCGAGCAGGCCGGGGGTTTCGGCGTGACCGTGGCCGGCGGCGCCCTGGAAACGGCGGTGGGGCTTGCGCGGCTTGGCCTCCGGACGGCATGGCTGTCCGTGGTGGGAGACACGCCCCTGGGCATGAAGCTGGTCAACAAGGTCCGGGAGCACGGGGTAGATACAGAATATGTGGTGCGGATACCGGACGGGCGCACCGGGCTGTGCTACACCGAGACGGGGAGCGCGCCCCGGCCGACCCTGTCCTGGTACGACATGGACGATACCGCCTTTCGCTCAGCCCGTCCCGGCACGGAGGATTGGTCCTCCATCCGTGAAGCGGCCGTCTTTCATCTGGACCTCACGGCGCCCATGCTCGATTCCGCCAACGCCGGCCGGCTGGAAGCCGCCCTCGAAACGGCGCGGGCCACAGACAGCCGGGTCAGTATCCTGCTGGACGCGCCGGACGGGGAGCGTCTCGACGTCGAGGTCGAAAAAAGGGTGCGCGATCTCGTGGAAACCGCCGATATCCTCATGGTGACGCTACGGGCCCTGGAGACGATCTGGGGGTTCGACGGGCCGATGCCGTCGGCGGCAGACAGGGCGCGGGCCAGGTTCGTCACAAAGAACCTGTCGGTCGTGGAGCACCGCCTCCCCGCCGCCGGAGCGGGGGACCTGTGCGGTATCGCGGTCTCCCCGTCCGGCGAGGTCTTCGAAGACCGTATCAGCGGGATAAAGGCGATCGATCCCGACGGGGTGCCTGGCGCCTTCGCCGCGGGCTACCTCCTCGGCTGTCTGCAGGATTGCACCCGTTCCGCCCTGCGTTACGGCAACGCCGCCGCTGCCCTGGCCTGTTCCATTCCCGGGCCCTTGAACTAG
- the recO gene encoding DNA repair protein RecO: protein MAIQSSEAIVLNRIPLGDTSLLVTVYARAFGKVKLVARGARRPKSRMASSLQPFCVITVSFNRRENRELQHLSRVEPGPFFRHIGEDLTKVGYASAVCELVNRLVLGEEPGEQLFGLIMRTLEAIDRLPAAACEMLFWRFQLEFADIYGTGPEFSACMGCGRRPEEASVRFSPSLGGILCRDCQAQDGEAMQLSLGTTRLLSRVREMPLEHLSRLKPVRTSRQEIQRAIRAFYLYQMDDGRELKSLKFLESIEADGKENHR from the coding sequence ATGGCCATTCAATCCTCGGAAGCCATCGTGCTTAACCGGATCCCGCTGGGCGATACCAGTCTCCTGGTCACGGTGTACGCGCGGGCATTCGGAAAGGTCAAGCTCGTAGCCCGGGGAGCACGGCGTCCAAAGAGCAGGATGGCCTCCTCCCTGCAGCCGTTCTGCGTGATCACGGTATCGTTCAACCGCCGCGAAAACCGCGAATTGCAGCATCTTTCCAGGGTCGAGCCGGGGCCGTTCTTCAGGCATATCGGGGAAGACCTGACGAAGGTGGGCTACGCCAGCGCCGTTTGCGAACTGGTGAACAGGCTGGTCCTCGGCGAGGAGCCGGGCGAACAGCTCTTCGGACTGATCATGCGCACGCTGGAAGCGATCGACCGGTTGCCCGCGGCAGCGTGCGAAATGTTGTTCTGGCGGTTTCAACTCGAATTTGCCGACATTTACGGCACGGGGCCGGAGTTCTCCGCCTGCATGGGATGCGGTAGGCGCCCGGAGGAAGCGTCGGTCCGTTTCAGTCCGTCCCTGGGCGGGATTCTGTGCCGCGACTGCCAGGCCCAGGACGGCGAAGCGATGCAACTCTCCCTCGGCACCACGCGGCTGTTGTCCCGTGTCCGCGAAATGCCGTTGGAACATCTGTCCAGGCTGAAACCCGTCAGAACGTCCCGGCAGGAGATTCAGCGCGCGATCCGCGCCTTCTACCTGTACCAGATGGACGACGGGCGGGAGTTGAAATCGCTGAAGTTCCTGGAGTCGATCGAGGCGGACGGCAAGGAGAACCACCGATGA